GCATCCCGACCGCCACCGGCGAGGACGGCGAAGATGCATCGGACGGGTGCCCAGTTCAGGCTGACCTGTGGTCCACAGACCGTCGTGGTCGTGGAGTTGGGCGGCGCCCTGCGCCATTACGCGGTCGCCGAGCGCCCGATCGTCGACGGCTTCGACGCCGACGACCCGATCGAGGGCGGACGCGGTCAACTCCTCATGCCGTGGCCCAACCGGATCGGGGACGGCCGGTACCGCTGGCGCGGGCGGGAACTCCAATTGCCCTTGAACGAGGTCGAGCACGCCAACGCCATCCACGGCCTGCTGCGCTGGACGTCGTGGCAGCCTGTGGAACAGACGGACGGCCGCGTGGTGCTGACGACCACGCTCTGGCCCCAACCGGGGTACCCGTTCCACCTGGTGGCCCGGGCGGAGTACGCCCTCGACCGCCAGGGCCTGACGGTCACGCTGACCGCGCGGAACGTCGGCGACGCCCCCGCGCCGTACGGAGTGGGCCAGCACCCGTATCTCGCCGTGGGACCCGGCACGGTCGACGACACCCTGCTGACCGTTCCCGCCCGGACCTGGCTGCGCACCGACGACCGCGG
This Streptomyces sp. NBC_00539 DNA region includes the following protein-coding sequences:
- a CDS encoding aldose 1-epimerase family protein, yielding MHRTGAQFRLTCGPQTVVVVELGGALRHYAVAERPIVDGFDADDPIEGGRGQLLMPWPNRIGDGRYRWRGRELQLPLNEVEHANAIHGLLRWTSWQPVEQTDGRVVLTTTLWPQPGYPFHLVARAEYALDRQGLTVTLTARNVGDAPAPYGVGQHPYLAVGPGTVDDTLLTVPARTWLRTDDRGLPVATEAVSQTSNDFGAPRPIGPQQLDTAFTDLRRSADGRAVVRLSEPSGAYGTDLWLGQGADFVQVYTGDTLAEPHRRRSVAVEPMSCGPDAFRRDPAQVRLEPGARHTLRWGLVPWRG